ATGAAACATTATCTACAGCTTTTTTATTTCCAAAGGTCTTAGTTACATTCTTCATTTCCACAATAGCTGTCATTTCATATATGCCTCCCATTTCAAAAATATTAGAAACTATAAATTTCCATCCTTATCTCATCGGTAACGGATGCCGTTCTTGATTTCATCATAAGAAATTACGCATGCTCTTGTTAGTAAGAACTGTCATGAATTCAGGGTGACAATTGTCATCAATTCGTTGAAATTTGTGATTACAATGATACGTGAAGAGGCTTAATAGCCTTCTTACGGCACCAAGCCCTACACATAGCCTATTCTATGTATTTAGCTTCTACTAAAAGGGATAATCTATGGCTCTAGCACTAAATGCGTGACACCTACATCTCTTGACCAGAAAGAGGGCTTGAATTATAGTGGGTACGTAAGCTTAATACTATTTTAGATAGAAAAAAGGTGGCTTGTAGCATGTCTGAAATGATCTATGTTGGAGTAGACTTAGGTGGTACGGCAATTAAGGTTGGGATTTGTGATCGAGAAGGGCGGCTTCTTCATACGTATGGAGGACCTACGGAAAGCGATAAAGGTGTTCATGTCGTCATTGATAATATTGAGAAGTATGTGCGCCATATTGTAGAACAGTCTCCATATAGCTGGGACCAGGTTGCGGGAGTAGGAGCGGGTGTTGCTGGTTTTACCAATGTCCGTGAAGGTATCATAGTTCTTGCGCCCAACATAGGTTTTCAAGATGTGCCGATTCGTGAACTCCTTGAGAGCCGTTTCGCTAAGCCTGTCAAAATAGATAATGACGCTAACGTGGCTGCTCTGGGAGAAGCTTGGAGTGGTGCGGGTCGTGGGATAGAAAATTGTGTCTGTTATACACTCGGTACGGGAGTGGGCGGAGGTATCATTATAAACGGTAAGATCTATCAAGGTTTCTCTGGTATGGCTGGAGAATTTGGACATATGGCTGTTGTACCTGATTTGGAAGCGATCCAATGTGGCTGTGGTAAGATGGGCTGCGTTGAGACAGTGTCTTCCGCGACGGGTATTAT
The nucleotide sequence above comes from Paenibacillus sp. IHBB 10380. Encoded proteins:
- a CDS encoding ROK family glucokinase, producing the protein MSEMIYVGVDLGGTAIKVGICDREGRLLHTYGGPTESDKGVHVVIDNIEKYVRHIVEQSPYSWDQVAGVGAGVAGFTNVREGIIVLAPNIGFQDVPIRELLESRFAKPVKIDNDANVAALGEAWSGAGRGIENCVCYTLGTGVGGGIIINGKIYQGFSGMAGEFGHMAVVPDLEAIQCGCGKMGCVETVSSATGIIRMAKDAVERGDRTTLSTVDNIAAKEVFDAAKAGDEVAARIVNRAAFYLAKSMAAVGAVLNPEVFIVGGGVSNAGDILFNEVREVYAKYTPEPLQRGVSILPAQLGNDAGIVGAAGLLLRS